In Antennarius striatus isolate MH-2024 chromosome 8, ASM4005453v1, whole genome shotgun sequence, a single window of DNA contains:
- the LOC137600394 gene encoding uncharacterized protein, with translation MGTRRTTGMTAPGPDRTTASRAAAIAEQLQYECSILLELYRERESFTEVLVDDGHLVSISPPSSQSDPKDKLWRVHSALLQCHVLLERAIAREEEELGTGKKAEYETQRKKVNDRLSLILMTTEDLLKAVDGSSVQTPSGQGSELNGPTTLFELKLWVYRILQEIEYWTKMAVTTFRELSPLIAKDQARTTRVKGLRSAQR, from the exons ATGGGAACCAGGCGCACCACAGGCATGACCGCGCCGGGTCCGGACAGGACCACCGCGTCCCGGGCAGCCGCGATAGCGGAGCAGCTGCAGTATGAGTGTTCCATCCTACTGGAACTATAT agagagagggagagtttCACAGAAGTTTTGGTGGATGACGGTCATCTGGTGTCCATCTCACCTCCATCCTCTCAATCGGACCCCAAGGACAAGCTGTGGCGTGTCCACTCTGCTCTGCTCCAGTGTCACGTCCTGCTGGAGAGAGCTATcgccagagaggaagaggagctgggTACTGGGAAAAAAGCAGAGTATGAGACTCAGAGGAAGAAAGTGAACGACAGATTGTCGCTCATCTTAATGACTACTGAAGACCTCCTCAAAGCTGTTGATGGTTCATCGGTCCAGACTCCCAGTGGACAGGGATCGGAG CTAAATGGCCCAACCACTCTGTTTGAACTGAAGCTTTGGGTCTACCGGATCCTACAAGAGATAGAATACTGGACCAAGATGGCCGTCACCACCTTCAGAGAACTGTCTCCACTGATAGCCAAGGACCAAGCAAGGACCACACGAGTCAAGGGCTTGAGAAGCGCTCAGAGATGa
- the zfp91 gene encoding E3 ubiquitin-protein ligase ZFP91, whose amino-acid sequence MEPADDRNERVNKDEEPVEDKAADQTPGTSTTITPRMGLRERRTSRPRSGVSASLSDMNGNSQTSGRVLRDRSTRAIPAWLKDTKEDEDEPNPADTDVTRRRKTVNPKRKRNSESAGLTEAGGGVAGDSLQGTDSEDLKKLASDAQALPSRRPPAQTRAKPTSGRAVRASAKPVCKTEPGTETLTAPEEKSNNKEKDQIKKKRQESVDVVGPVLDDEEPPHQNEPNDGTNQPQSHSGAEEEAGLSSDEDVPFRDDLNDQSYDPKDERDFPKPKRKAPLRLKEKKEKEKPPKREKEVTEIKIEGVDNLESVEEEVKLEEDVVEDPDGPRKRGRRKKDDKTPRLPKRRKKPPVQYVRCEMEGCGTVLAHPRYLQHHIKYQHLLKKKYVCPHPSCGRLFRLQKQLLRHAKHHTDQRDYICEFCARAFKSSHNLAVHRMIHTGEKPLQCEICGFTCRQKASLNWHMKKHDADATYQFSCSICGKKFEKKDCVVAHKAKSHPEVLIAEALAANAGTLITTPASLLELSGNPMQAEVTNLDVSQDGQVEQQSQEGQVGQQVAQASQIDQVNQQVSHQVVLLGQDQSLHTMQVPVTIALSPIDPPSPTENQQHTHLQLQMPVQFVQTSQQPQQPQIQQLTLHSGSVLTQHQPQLQPLQSYSAQQQSQTQILQMTFQPVSQTQTHIHQIPILTTSQQLQSLQASASSPPLLSSPHPQSQDPATTNGDNFMLDNPVLSSSSSQSVNSLQQTEAGGEDGAVWERTGRGEVLSDGSERHVTQTLL is encoded by the exons ATGGAACCCGCTGACGACCGAAACGAGCGtgtaaataaagatgaagaGCCGGTGGAAGACAAGGCCGCAGATCAGACCCCGGGCACCAGTACGACCATCACGCCGCGAATGGGGCTCAGAGAGCGCAGGACAAGCCGCCCGAGGTCCGGTGTCTCCGCTTCTCTATCGGACATGAACGGAAACTCGCAGACCTCGGGTCGAGTTTTAAGAGACCGGTCCACCAGGGCGATACCAGCCTGGCTAAAGGACACcaaggaggacgaggacgaACCGAACCCAGCAGACACCGACGTGACCAGGCGGAGGAAAACTGTCAACCCGAAGCGAAAGAGAAATTCAGAATCAGCGGGTTTGACTGAAGCCGGAGGGGGGGTCGCAGGTGACAGTCTTCAAGGGACAGA CTCAGAGGACCTCAAGAAACTTGCCTCAGATGCTCAAG CTCTTCCCTCCAGACGCCCTCCAGCCCAGACTCGTGCCAAGCCCACGTCTGGCAGGGCCGTCCGCGCTTCTGCCAAGCCTGTGTGTAAGACCGAACCTGGGACTGAGACTCTCACTG CACCGGAAGAAAAGTCGAACAATAAAGAGAAGGATCAAAT TAAAAAGAAGCGGCAGGAGAGTGTGGACGTTGTTGGGCCGGTCTTGGATGACGAAGAACCTCCACATCAGAATGAGCCAAACGACGGCACCAACCAGCCGCAAAGTCACAG CGGTGCAGAAGAGGAAGCTGGGCTGAGTAGCGATGAAGATGTTCCTTTTAGAGATGACTTAAACGACCAGAGCTACGATCCAAAGGATGAAAG GGATTTCCCCAAACCAAAACGAAAAGCTCCTCTGAGattgaaggaaaagaaagagaaagagaagccaCCTAAACGAGAGAAAGAGGTCACTGAAATAAAGATAGAAGGTGTAGACAACTTGGAGAGTGTGGAAGAGGAAGTAAAGCTTGAAGAAGACGTAGTGGAGGACCCAGATGGACCCAGGAA GAGAGGCCGGCGGAAAAAAGACGACAAAACGCCACGGCTGCCAAAAAGAAG GAAGAAGCCCCCAGTGCAGTATGTGCGTTGTGAAATGGAAGGATGTGGAACAGTCCTGGCTCATCCTCGCTATCTACAG CACCATATTAAGTATCAGCATTTACTCAAGAAGAAATATGTTTGTCCACATCCGTCTTGCGGGAGGCTTTTCCGACTGCAGAAGCAGTTGCTGCGTCACGCAAAGCACCACACAG ACCAGAGGGACTACATCTGTGAGTTTTGTGCTCGTGCTTTCAAGAGCTCCCACAACCTGGCCGTGCACCGCATGATTCACACAGGAGAGAAGCCCCTACA ATGTGAAATTTGTGGCTTCACATGTCGTCAAAAGGCTTCGCTCAACTGGCACATGAAGAAGCACGATGCCGACGCTACTTATCAGTTCTCCTGCTCCATTTGTGGCAAGAAGTTTGAAAAGAAGGACTGTGTCGTCGCTCACAAGGCCAAGAGTCACCCAGAAGTGCTCATCGCTGAGGCGCTGGCAGCCAATGCTGGGACCCTGATCACAACCCCTGCCTCCCTGCTGGAGCTGTCAGGAAACCCCATGCAAGCGGAGGTTACCAACCTAGACGTGAGCCAAGATGGACAGGTGGAGCAGCAGAGCCAGGAAGGACAAGTTGGCCAGCAAGTGGCTCAGGCGTCCCAGATTGATCAAGTGAACCAACAAGTGAGTCATCAGGTGGTTttactgggacaagaccagagCCTCCACACCATGCAGGTGCCAGTGACAATTGCCCTGTCCCCCATCGACCCCCCGTCACCGACGGAAAACCAGCAACACACTCACCTCCAGCTTCAGATGCCCGTCCAGTTTGTTCAGACTTCCCAGCAACCCCAGCAGCCCCAAATCCAGCAACTGACGCTCCACTCCGGCTCAGTGTTGACCCAGCATCAACCCCAGCTTCAGCCGCTTCAGTCGTATTCAGCTCAGCAGCAGAGCCAGACGCAAATCCTTCAAATGACCTTCCAGCCAGTCAGCCAAACCCAAACCCACATTCACCAGATTCCTATTTTAACAACTTCTCAGCAGCTTCAGAGCCTTCAGGCGTCCGCCTCGAGCCCCCCTCTCCTGTCTTCACCTCATCCCCAGTCCCAGGATCCAGCCACGACCAACGGGGACAACTTCATGCTGGACAATCCAGTGCTTTCGTCGTCATCTTCTCAGTCGGTCAACTCCCTGCAGCAGAcagaagctggaggagaggaCGGAGCGGTTTGGGAGCGAACGGGACGAGGGGAAGTTCTGTCGGACGGCAGCGAGCGACACGTGACGCAGACGCTCTTGTAA